The following coding sequences are from one Laspinema palackyanum D2c window:
- a CDS encoding FkbM family methyltransferase yields MTQTLPESSQRKPFNLLVRLNQDYHKLRLDLDISKFSQKIMWNYFSQGKFYEPEESKFLERVLKPGDTFIDIGAHIGYYSLIAAILVGETGRVISIEPDRTNINWIQDHITLNQFPQMEVIPTVLGSETKPVEFFYNADNDGGHALWDVGLHQFNKISRSHPQTSTLPMTTLDEVVRDKGLTGVKLIKIDTEGAEYQVLQGSLQTLTTYQVPYIIAEINRFALQKMGTDEKQLREFMASLGYSPYLLRNEPPHWVKLSPDQYYNSEYVFNLVFALTDKL; encoded by the coding sequence ATGACTCAAACCTTGCCCGAATCTTCCCAAAGAAAACCCTTTAATCTGTTAGTTCGACTGAATCAGGACTATCATAAATTGCGCCTAGATTTGGATATTTCCAAATTCAGCCAAAAAATCATGTGGAACTACTTTTCCCAGGGGAAATTCTATGAACCCGAAGAATCCAAATTTTTAGAACGGGTGTTAAAACCGGGAGATACCTTTATTGATATTGGCGCACATATTGGCTATTACTCCCTCATCGCTGCCATTCTAGTCGGCGAAACTGGCAGAGTAATTAGCATTGAACCGGATAGGACCAATATTAACTGGATTCAAGACCATATTACCTTAAATCAGTTCCCCCAAATGGAGGTAATTCCCACCGTCTTGGGTTCAGAAACAAAACCTGTAGAATTCTTTTATAATGCGGATAATGATGGGGGACACGCCTTATGGGATGTGGGATTGCATCAATTTAATAAAATCAGTCGGAGTCACCCTCAAACCTCGACTCTACCCATGACAACCCTGGATGAAGTTGTCCGAGACAAAGGATTAACGGGAGTAAAATTGATTAAAATCGACACCGAAGGGGCCGAATATCAGGTTTTACAAGGTTCCTTACAAACCCTCACCACCTATCAAGTCCCCTACATCATCGCCGAAATTAATCGCTTTGCCTTACAGAAAATGGGAACCGATGAAAAACAGTTACGAGAGTTCATGGCATCTCTAGGATACAGTCCCTATTTATTGCGAAACGAGCCCCCCCACTGGGTGAAATTATCCCCGGATCAATATTACAATTCGGAATACGTTTTCAACTTAGTCTTCGCCTTAACTGATAAACTATAA